A genomic segment from Nicotiana tabacum cultivar K326 chromosome 7, ASM71507v2, whole genome shotgun sequence encodes:
- the LOC142162383 gene encoding uncharacterized protein LOC142162383 — translation MHRQNHYEFVGLMEPKQQAKKLERYRNKIGLAQAISNVSNKIWAFIDEVFEVTVMYNMVQQLTLRLFHTESHVEFVLTLIYAKCDAIERIELWDSLYAMARDMDAPWLVGSDFNVIWDEEEKFGGLPVSLYEIDDFRYCVNTCNLFDLGFKGSVFTWWNGRAEEDYIFKRLDRCLPNVEFQQIFTGIEVQHLSKIGSDHSPMYLKCDIETPPIKKPFKLLNFWVEHATFKDVVKENWTADFSANPYILFNHKLKKLKKALSLWSKATFGDIFQKIASMEEVVMVHEAEFEANPTGMNRERLQKASITWFKEGDRNTKFFHAQVRGRRKRLQLNRIQNSGGTWIEEEQEIAEEAIKFYEEQFTEAATPSSFDIVEHVPNLTNTEQNVE, via the exons ATGCACAGGCAAAATCACTATGAATTTGTAGGATTAATGGAGCCAAAGCAACAAGCAAAAAAACTGGAAAGGTACAGAAACAAGATAGGACTTGCACAGGCAATTTCAAATGTTTCAAACAAGATCTGGGCTTTCATAGATGAGGTATTTGAGGTAACTGTTATGTACAATATGGTGCAACAATTAACACTACGATTGTTTCATACTGAATCGCATGTGGAGTTTGTCCTAACATTGATATATGCTAAATGTGATGCAATTGAGAGGATAGAATTATGGGATTCATTATATGCAATGGCAAGGGATATGGATGCACCATGGCTTGTAGGAAGTGATTTCAATGTAATATGGGATGAAGAAGAGAAGTTTGGTGGGTTACCTGTGTCATTGtatgaaattgatgattttcgaTACTGCGTCAACACTTGCAATCTCTTCGACCTTGGATTTAAAGGCAGCgtatttacatggtggaatgggagagcTGAGGAAGACTATATATTCAAAAGGCTAGACAGATGCTTGCCCAATGTTGAGTTCCAACAAATATTTACAGGAATAGAGGTGCAACATTTGTCAAAGATTGGTTCCGATCATAGTCCAATGTATCTGAAGTGTGATATTGAGACTCCACCAATAAAAAAGCCTTTTaagttgttgaatttttgggTGGAACATGCAACTTTTAAAGATGTCGTGAAAGAGAATTGGACAGCTGATTTCAGTGCAAATCCTTATATTCTTTTTAAtcacaagttaaaaaaattaaagaaggccCTTTCATTGTGGAGTAAGGCTACATTTGGAGATATTTTCCAAAAGATAGCAAGCATGGAGGAGGTAGTGATGGTTCATGAAGCAGAATTTGAAGCAAATCCTACAGGGATGAACAGGGAAAGGCTACAAAAG GCAAGCATAACTTGGTTCAAGGAAGGGGATAGGAACACTAAGTTCTTCCACGCACAAGTGAGAGGTAGGAGGAAGAGACTTCAGCTTAACAGAATTCAAAATAGTGGAGGAACCTGgattgaagaagaacaagaaattgcAGAAGAGGCTATCAAATTCTACGAGGAACAGTTCACAGAAGCAGCTACTCCTTCATCATTTGATATCGTAGAGCATGTTCCTAATCTGACTAACACTGAGCAGAATGTAGAATGA